In a single window of the Gemmatimonadaceae bacterium genome:
- a CDS encoding zinc dependent phospholipase C family protein, producing MSRLFAFAGLAAVALLALTPDVAYAWTPGTHIFLGEALLKSLHLVPGNIAALISAFPHDFLYGSIAADTSMAKKYALAGRHCHSWKVGLEIHERARNDPVRSFALGYLAHLAADSVAHNYFVPRQLTVTSTTSAIGHSYWESRFEMHLGERFSRLAREVILRDHEHSDAHLDRILSPTIFSTPTNRRIFRGMVRVADSDGWQRIFQMISENSRWDLGEQESGAYMDRSFNYIVDFLSRFGSSEVFALDPAGTSPLRQAKRIRRAALNKGGGEEKVESAALKHFAMPATELAYVDKVGGSIYELAKGGSAT from the coding sequence TTGTCCAGACTTTTCGCGTTCGCGGGCCTTGCCGCGGTAGCTCTCCTCGCCCTCACGCCCGACGTCGCGTACGCGTGGACCCCGGGCACGCACATCTTCCTCGGCGAGGCGCTGCTGAAGTCGCTGCACCTCGTGCCGGGGAACATCGCGGCTCTGATCTCCGCGTTTCCCCACGACTTCCTGTACGGGTCCATCGCAGCCGACACGAGCATGGCCAAGAAGTACGCGCTGGCGGGCCGGCACTGTCACTCGTGGAAGGTCGGGCTGGAGATTCACGAGCGCGCGCGGAACGACCCTGTCCGCAGCTTCGCGCTGGGCTACCTGGCGCACCTCGCCGCCGATTCCGTGGCGCACAACTACTTCGTCCCGCGCCAGCTCACCGTCACCTCCACTACCAGCGCCATCGGGCACAGCTACTGGGAGAGCCGGTTCGAGATGCACCTGGGCGAGCGGTTCTCACGGCTCGCGCGGGAGGTGATCCTGCGCGACCACGAGCACTCCGACGCGCATCTCGACCGCATTCTGAGCCCCACGATCTTCAGCACGCCGACCAACCGGCGGATTTTCCGCGGCATGGTGCGAGTAGCGGACTCCGACGGCTGGCAGCGCATCTTCCAGATGATCTCGGAGAACAGCCGCTGGGACCTCGGCGAGCAGGAGTCGGGCGCGTACATGGACCGGTCGTTCAACTACATCGTGGACTTCCTGAGCCGGTTCGGCTCGTCGGAGGTGTTCGCGCTCGATCCGGCGGGCACGAGCCCGCTCCGGCAGGCGAAGCGCATCCGCCGCGCGGCGCTGAACAAGGGGGGCGGCGAGGAGAAGGTGGAGAGTGCCGCGCTCAAGCACTTCGCGATGCCGGCCACCGAGCTCGCGTACGTGGACAAGGTGGGCGGCTCGATTTACGAGCTGGCGAAGGGCGGCTCGGCGACCTAA
- a CDS encoding TonB-dependent receptor has product MKRPIVALLGLVTLIAAAPVQAQAPARPAGPPPAGPGEVRGTVLTEGDNAPVAGATITVRSKRDSSLVTGAIAGDDGSFRVQGLRPGTYYLRITQLGYAPRTTPDFSVTPEKPSTTITGIQLPRVAIELSTVEVSTERAAVVIEPDRNSYQAKQVAPAATSASEVLQATPSVEVDGDGKVSLRGNENVAIQINGRPAPIRGEQLGAYLKGLPANIVERIEVVPTPSARHDPEGMAGIINIVLKDNVDLGLSGGFMAGASPSQRYNASGNLGYQEGRLTLFTSYGFNSDKRDIVGINDRERYDALSNPRSFTEQDIASEAGNAGHNFNVNLDFKPNKRDVISNILSVNRRRSTDESINGYTERDGSRTETDRYNRVRDAGVTGFVADYTLAFRRTFEARKHELGAEMRLNRSSDDDDNTLWHQAIPGNARTEGERNELDAVTRQAIAQVDYTRTLRERTKLETGYKGTARWLDRDYSVFKDAAGSGDWTLDGSLTNSFQFDEQVHAAYGVLSQGVGKFELQGGLRAERANRDFQLADESYPYNYTSLFPSAVVSYKVSDATQLKLAYSRRVRRPGTQELNPFPQFFDVQNVFIGNPDLNPEYTDAFEAGYTRMFKLGTMQVSPFYRRTTDIIRVEIDANDTFQGREVTSINFKNLATGTSWGTDVNGSLRLGPKFTGFGGFNIYKMVTDGGSQSALASGGVTWAARINGTTQLRPDLSLQAMYFYRAPMQAEGYKFSGMQFANIVLRKKINGDKSSVALRFTDPFNSQLFRAKVSNDDLTQFTERRFGLRAVYLSYQMTFGQAPRVRQPTIQTPPEPQTGFAQ; this is encoded by the coding sequence ATGAAGCGCCCAATCGTTGCCCTGCTCGGGCTCGTAACCCTGATCGCCGCCGCGCCAGTTCAGGCTCAGGCGCCCGCGAGACCCGCCGGCCCGCCGCCGGCCGGTCCCGGCGAAGTCCGCGGCACCGTCCTGACCGAGGGCGACAACGCCCCCGTCGCCGGTGCCACGATCACCGTCCGCAGCAAGCGCGATTCTTCCCTGGTCACCGGCGCCATCGCGGGCGACGACGGCAGCTTCCGCGTGCAGGGACTGCGTCCGGGAACGTATTACCTCCGGATCACCCAGCTCGGCTATGCTCCGCGCACCACGCCCGATTTCAGCGTGACGCCGGAGAAGCCGTCCACGACCATCACCGGCATTCAGCTTCCGCGCGTCGCGATAGAGCTGTCGACCGTCGAAGTCTCGACGGAGCGCGCGGCCGTGGTGATCGAGCCCGACCGCAACAGCTACCAGGCCAAGCAGGTTGCGCCCGCCGCCACCAGCGCGAGCGAAGTCCTCCAGGCCACTCCGTCCGTCGAAGTCGACGGCGACGGCAAGGTCAGCCTACGCGGTAACGAGAACGTGGCGATCCAGATCAACGGCCGCCCGGCTCCGATCCGCGGCGAGCAGCTCGGCGCGTACCTGAAGGGGCTCCCCGCGAACATCGTCGAGCGCATCGAGGTCGTACCGACGCCATCCGCCCGGCACGATCCCGAAGGAATGGCCGGCATCATCAACATCGTGCTCAAGGACAACGTGGACCTCGGCCTGAGCGGCGGCTTTATGGCCGGCGCTTCGCCGTCGCAGCGCTACAACGCGAGCGGCAACCTGGGCTACCAGGAAGGACGGCTCACGCTCTTCACGAGCTACGGGTTCAACTCCGACAAGAGAGACATCGTCGGAATCAACGACCGCGAGCGGTACGACGCCCTGTCAAACCCGCGCTCGTTTACCGAGCAGGACATCGCCAGTGAGGCGGGCAACGCTGGACACAACTTCAACGTCAACCTCGACTTCAAGCCGAACAAGCGTGACGTCATCTCCAACATCCTGTCGGTAAATCGGCGCCGTTCCACGGACGAGTCCATCAATGGCTACACGGAGCGGGACGGGTCGCGGACGGAGACGGACCGGTACAACCGGGTCCGCGACGCGGGAGTCACGGGCTTCGTCGCGGACTACACGCTCGCGTTCAGGCGGACGTTCGAAGCGCGGAAGCACGAGCTCGGCGCGGAGATGAGACTCAACCGCTCGTCGGACGACGACGACAACACGCTCTGGCACCAGGCGATCCCCGGCAACGCGCGGACCGAAGGCGAGCGCAACGAGCTCGACGCCGTCACCAGGCAGGCGATCGCGCAGGTGGATTACACCCGCACGCTTCGCGAGCGCACCAAGCTCGAGACGGGCTACAAGGGCACGGCCCGCTGGCTGGACCGCGATTACTCGGTCTTCAAGGACGCGGCCGGCTCGGGTGACTGGACCCTGGACGGAAGCCTGACCAATTCCTTCCAGTTCGACGAGCAGGTCCATGCCGCGTACGGCGTGCTCAGCCAGGGCGTGGGCAAGTTCGAGCTCCAGGGAGGGCTCCGGGCCGAGCGTGCCAACCGCGATTTCCAGCTGGCGGACGAGAGCTACCCGTACAACTACACCAGCCTCTTCCCGAGCGCGGTGGTGAGCTATAAGGTGAGCGACGCCACGCAGCTCAAGCTGGCGTACTCGCGCCGCGTGCGCCGTCCCGGCACGCAGGAGCTGAACCCGTTCCCGCAGTTCTTCGACGTGCAGAACGTGTTCATCGGCAACCCGGATCTGAACCCGGAGTACACCGACGCGTTCGAAGCCGGCTACACCCGGATGTTCAAGCTCGGCACGATGCAGGTGTCGCCGTTCTATCGTCGCACGACCGACATCATCCGCGTCGAGATCGACGCCAACGACACGTTCCAGGGACGGGAGGTTACCTCGATCAACTTCAAGAACCTGGCTACGGGCACGTCGTGGGGGACGGACGTGAACGGCTCGCTCAGACTCGGTCCCAAGTTCACCGGCTTCGGCGGATTCAACATCTACAAGATGGTGACCGACGGCGGCTCGCAGTCGGCGCTGGCTTCGGGTGGAGTGACCTGGGCGGCGCGCATCAACGGCACGACCCAGCTTCGCCCGGACCTGAGCCTGCAGGCGATGTACTTCTATCGCGCGCCGATGCAGGCGGAAGGATACAAGTTCTCGGGGATGCAGTTCGCGAACATCGTCCTGCGGAAGAAGATCAACGGCGACAAGAGCAGCGTCGCGCTGCGCTTCACGGATCCGTTCAACTCCCAGCTCTTCCGTGCGAAGGTCAGCAACGACGACCTCACGCAGTTCACCGAGCGCAGGTTCGGCCTGCGGGCGGTGTACCTGTCGTACCAGATGACCTTCGGGCAGGCGCCGAGGGTTCGGCAGCCGACGATTCAGACGCCGCCGGAGCCGCAGACCGGGTTCGCGCAGTAA
- a CDS encoding mechanosensitive ion channel family protein, whose amino-acid sequence MTILDAIFVANSPRQWALALVVGLATFLALSLALRIIRGRAAKYAARTTTGWDDVVVLALAKTHPLFIPILSLSAALGALEVPARFRNVVEIAAVLSLLLQLGLWTSAGFGGWLRRYTAREMTGDAAAATTMSALAFAIRLVLWTVILLLALDNLGINITALVAGLGVGGIAIALATQNILGDLFASLSIVLDKPFVLGDFVAVDDLMGNIEHIGLKTTRVRSLSGEQLVFSNSDLLGSRLRNFGRMAHRRVVFPVGVTYQTPRHKLMLIPAIVRAAIEEQEKTRFDRSHFKEFGDFSLNFESVYYVLSREFNDYMDIQQAVNLRVHEQFEAEGIEFAYPTQTLFVAANSST is encoded by the coding sequence ATGACGATTCTCGACGCGATCTTCGTCGCCAACTCGCCGCGCCAGTGGGCGCTGGCACTCGTCGTCGGCCTCGCAACCTTCCTCGCGCTGAGCCTTGCGCTACGGATCATACGCGGCCGCGCCGCCAAGTACGCGGCCCGGACCACGACCGGATGGGACGACGTCGTCGTTTTGGCGCTGGCCAAGACGCACCCGCTCTTCATTCCGATACTGTCGCTGTCGGCGGCGCTGGGCGCGCTCGAGGTGCCGGCTCGCTTTCGCAACGTCGTCGAGATCGCGGCGGTGCTGTCGCTGCTGCTGCAGCTCGGACTGTGGACCTCCGCCGGGTTCGGCGGGTGGCTCCGGCGCTATACCGCGCGCGAGATGACCGGCGACGCCGCGGCGGCCACTACCATGAGCGCGCTGGCTTTCGCCATCAGGCTCGTGCTCTGGACGGTGATTCTGCTGCTGGCGCTCGACAACCTCGGCATCAACATCACCGCGCTGGTCGCCGGGCTCGGCGTCGGCGGAATCGCGATCGCGCTCGCCACCCAGAACATTCTGGGCGACCTGTTCGCGTCGCTGTCGATCGTGCTGGACAAGCCGTTCGTGCTCGGCGACTTCGTGGCGGTGGACGATCTCATGGGGAACATCGAGCACATCGGGCTCAAGACGACGCGTGTCCGCAGCCTGTCGGGCGAGCAGCTCGTATTCTCCAACAGCGATCTGCTCGGCAGCCGCCTGCGCAACTTCGGGCGCATGGCGCATCGCCGCGTGGTGTTTCCCGTCGGCGTCACGTACCAGACACCGCGGCACAAGCTCATGCTGATCCCCGCCATCGTGCGCGCGGCGATCGAGGAGCAGGAGAAGACGCGGTTCGACAGGTCGCACTTCAAGGAGTTCGGCGATTTCTCCCTGAACTTCGAGTCCGTGTACTACGTGCTGTCGCGGGAGTTCAACGACTACATGGACATCCAGCAGGCCGTCAATCTGCGCGTGCACGAGCAGTTCGAGGCGGAGGGAATCGAGTTCGCGTATCCTACGCAGACGCTGTTCGTGGCTGCCAATTCTTCGACGTGA
- a CDS encoding polyphenol oxidase family protein, with protein sequence MSGGDPESEALGRWAALEREIAGEATAIVLARQVHGTKILEHDGGKQGWVRVGEGDGHITSERGLALAVSIGDCVPVFMAHPSGTIALLHSGWKATAAGFVTRAAAAFSMLGKPPEELRVHLGPAICGRCYEVGADVREQLTGNPATRPGQVDLRSLLAEQASAAGVRQISMSPWCTRHDNERFFSYRAGDAGRQVAVMTLRL encoded by the coding sequence CTGTCCGGCGGCGACCCCGAGAGCGAGGCGCTGGGGCGCTGGGCGGCGCTGGAGCGGGAGATAGCCGGTGAGGCTACGGCCATCGTGCTCGCGCGGCAGGTGCACGGCACGAAGATCCTCGAGCACGACGGCGGCAAGCAGGGCTGGGTCCGCGTGGGAGAAGGCGACGGGCACATCACCTCGGAGCGCGGCCTCGCGCTCGCGGTGTCGATCGGGGATTGCGTCCCGGTGTTCATGGCGCACCCGTCGGGGACGATCGCGCTGCTGCATTCCGGATGGAAAGCGACCGCCGCGGGCTTCGTGACGCGCGCCGCTGCCGCGTTCTCGATGCTCGGCAAGCCGCCGGAGGAGTTGCGCGTGCACCTGGGCCCGGCTATCTGCGGGCGCTGCTACGAGGTCGGCGCGGACGTCAGGGAGCAGCTCACGGGGAACCCGGCCACCCGGCCGGGGCAGGTGGATCTGCGGTCACTCCTCGCGGAGCAAGCCTCGGCCGCCGGCGTGCGGCAAATCAGCATGAGCCCGTGGTGCACGCGGCATGACAATGAGCGGTTCTTCTCGTACCGGGCGGGGGATGCAGGCCGACAGGTCGCGGTGATGACGCTGAGATTGTAG
- the murA gene encoding UDP-N-acetylglucosamine 1-carboxyvinyltransferase yields MPAVQYVVEGRATLKGSIRPSGNKNAALPILAAALLSRHPVRLENVPRIRDMETLVALIRSMGVTIDWEGRNTLEVHAAKLDGGNLDPVLCATIRASILLAAPLLARCGEVSLPAPGGDVIGRRRLDTHFLALQALGAKINASDQFELSAKQFTGADVFLDEPSVTATENALMAAAAAEGTTVLRNCASEPHVQDLAWFLGKLGAKIDGIGTNTMTIHGQQELGNGPVTHAIGPDHIEVGSFIGLAAVTGSELRIVDAGVEHLRSTRMGFAKMGVECVVEGDDLIVPATQSKEIQPDHGGHISKLEDQPWPAFPADTMSIAIVTATQCKGLIMMHEKMFESRLFFVDKLIAMGARIVLCDPHRALITGPQRLHGAYMDSPDIRAGMALLLAAMCADGTSRINNVQQIERGYERIDERLNALGANIRRVEDRRGEPPAGRVV; encoded by the coding sequence ATGCCCGCAGTCCAGTACGTAGTCGAAGGCAGGGCGACACTCAAGGGATCCATCCGGCCGTCGGGCAACAAGAACGCGGCACTGCCGATACTCGCGGCCGCGCTCCTGTCGCGCCATCCGGTCCGGCTCGAGAACGTCCCCCGGATCCGCGACATGGAGACGCTCGTCGCGCTGATCCGCTCGATGGGAGTGACCATCGACTGGGAGGGACGGAACACGCTCGAGGTGCACGCGGCCAAGCTGGACGGCGGCAACCTGGACCCGGTTCTGTGCGCCACGATCCGCGCGTCGATTCTGCTTGCGGCGCCGCTGCTGGCGCGGTGCGGCGAGGTCTCGCTTCCCGCGCCCGGGGGCGACGTGATCGGGCGCCGGCGGCTCGACACCCACTTCCTTGCCCTCCAGGCGCTGGGCGCGAAGATCAACGCGAGCGACCAGTTCGAGCTTTCCGCCAAGCAGTTCACGGGCGCGGACGTTTTCCTCGACGAGCCGAGCGTGACCGCCACCGAGAACGCGCTGATGGCCGCCGCGGCCGCCGAGGGGACCACGGTCCTCCGGAACTGCGCGAGCGAGCCGCACGTGCAGGACCTGGCGTGGTTTCTCGGGAAGCTGGGAGCGAAGATCGACGGCATAGGCACCAACACGATGACCATTCACGGCCAGCAGGAGCTCGGCAACGGGCCCGTCACGCACGCCATCGGCCCCGACCACATCGAGGTCGGCTCCTTCATCGGGCTCGCGGCGGTGACCGGCTCGGAGCTCCGGATCGTGGACGCCGGCGTGGAGCACCTTCGCTCGACGCGCATGGGCTTCGCCAAGATGGGCGTCGAGTGCGTCGTGGAAGGCGACGACCTGATCGTGCCGGCGACGCAGTCCAAGGAGATTCAGCCGGATCACGGCGGGCACATCTCGAAGCTCGAGGACCAGCCGTGGCCCGCGTTTCCCGCCGACACCATGTCGATCGCGATCGTGACGGCGACGCAGTGCAAGGGGCTGATCATGATGCACGAGAAGATGTTCGAGTCGCGGCTCTTCTTCGTCGACAAGCTGATCGCGATGGGCGCGCGCATCGTGCTGTGCGACCCGCACCGGGCGCTCATCACCGGGCCGCAGCGGCTGCACGGCGCGTACATGGACTCGCCCGACATCCGCGCAGGCATGGCGCTGCTGCTCGCGGCGATGTGCGCGGACGGGACCAGCCGGATCAACAACGTGCAGCAGATCGAGCGCGGCTACGAGCGGATCGACGAGCGGCTGAACGCGCTCGGCGCCAACATCCGCCGGGTGGAGGATCGGCGCGGGGAGCCGCCCGCCGGGCGCGTAGTCTGA
- the nusA gene encoding transcription termination factor NusA → MSADILIALRELTNSKQLDRSELHGLIQDGIYAALAKRHGPTVQAEVDIDESKGSIKIVLLKTVVEEVTDPAREIALEEARMTDEEFQVGDMMEEPVNFAEFGRTAVQAAKQRIIQRVREGERTRIRDEFTSRVGELLSGEVQQIERGKLVVMLNKFREAEAIIPYREQNHREHFHQGEPVRAVLKRVEETPKGPRLVLSRSDAMFVQALFKLEVPEIQQGIVEIRAAAREVGSRTKIAVFSRDDAVDPVGACVGIKGSRVQAVVNELAGERIDIVPWSQDPERFAKLALAPARVARVFSDPATKTIQAVVDEDQLSLAIGRNGQNVRLASELTEWKIDLYSSREWMERAGDQPIFAPLPEDSAVNPRLAEIDGISAATSAVLEEAGYKRLDDIIDLEREDFLRLAGIAPEEADRLMSIINELTTDDAAADAAAEAAAGAAGEAAENEGMAEDPAGESAVGIDPRAAPLPGNEEALREINEGTADTEDFGPPVPGGEDANEMAKDEPLAEAEPKAKPKAKGKVKAEG, encoded by the coding sequence ATGTCGGCAGATATTTTGATCGCGCTCCGCGAGCTGACCAACTCGAAGCAGCTGGACCGCTCGGAGCTGCACGGACTGATTCAGGACGGCATCTATGCCGCCCTCGCCAAGCGGCACGGGCCTACGGTCCAGGCCGAAGTGGACATCGACGAGTCGAAGGGGTCGATCAAGATCGTGCTGCTCAAGACGGTCGTGGAGGAAGTCACCGACCCCGCGCGCGAGATCGCGCTCGAGGAAGCGCGGATGACCGACGAGGAGTTCCAGGTCGGCGACATGATGGAGGAGCCGGTGAACTTCGCCGAGTTCGGGCGCACGGCGGTGCAGGCGGCCAAGCAGCGCATCATCCAGCGCGTGCGCGAAGGCGAGCGCACCCGCATCCGCGACGAGTTCACCAGCCGCGTCGGCGAGCTGCTCTCCGGGGAAGTCCAGCAGATCGAGCGCGGCAAGCTCGTCGTCATGCTGAACAAGTTCCGCGAGGCGGAGGCAATCATTCCGTACCGCGAGCAGAACCACCGCGAGCACTTCCATCAGGGCGAGCCCGTGCGCGCCGTGCTGAAGCGCGTCGAGGAGACGCCCAAGGGGCCGCGCCTCGTGCTCAGCCGCTCGGACGCGATGTTCGTGCAGGCGCTGTTCAAGCTCGAGGTCCCGGAGATCCAGCAGGGAATCGTGGAGATTCGCGCCGCGGCCCGTGAAGTGGGCAGCCGCACCAAGATCGCGGTGTTCTCCCGGGACGACGCCGTTGATCCCGTGGGCGCGTGCGTCGGCATCAAGGGCTCGCGCGTACAGGCCGTGGTGAACGAGCTGGCCGGCGAGCGGATAGACATCGTGCCCTGGTCGCAGGACCCCGAGCGGTTCGCCAAGCTGGCGCTCGCGCCCGCGCGCGTTGCGCGCGTGTTCAGCGATCCCGCCACCAAGACGATCCAGGCCGTCGTGGACGAGGACCAGCTGTCGCTCGCGATCGGCCGCAACGGGCAGAACGTGCGGCTCGCGTCCGAGCTCACCGAGTGGAAGATCGATCTCTACTCCAGCCGCGAGTGGATGGAGCGCGCCGGCGATCAGCCGATCTTCGCGCCGCTCCCCGAGGATTCCGCGGTCAACCCGCGTCTCGCCGAGATCGACGGTATCTCCGCGGCGACGTCGGCCGTGCTGGAGGAAGCGGGTTACAAGAGATTGGACGACATTATCGATCTCGAGCGGGAAGATTTCCTGCGACTCGCGGGAATCGCGCCCGAGGAGGCCGACCGCCTCATGTCCATCATCAACGAGCTGACCACCGACGACGCCGCGGCCGACGCCGCGGCCGAAGCGGCGGCCGGCGCCGCGGGCGAGGCGGCGGAAAACGAAGGGATGGCGGAGGATCCGGCCGGGGAGTCCGCCGTCGGGATCGATCCGCGCGCGGCGCCGCTCCCCGGCAACGAGGAAGCGCTGCGCGAGATCAACGAAGGAACCGCCGACACCGAGGACTTCGGTCCGCCGGTCCCCGGAGGAGAGGACGCGAACGAGATGGCCAAGGACGAGCCGCTGGCTGAAGCCGAGCCCAAGGCGAAGCCGAAGGCGAAAGGCAAAGTGAAGGCGGAGGGCTGA